GCACCGTCACGTACTACCCACCGGGCGTCGACAAGTCGGCCTCGGGATGGCCCGAAGAGATCGGCGCGATCCGCTTGCTCGGCGTCCTGCCCCCCGAGCGCGGGAACGCGATCGGCCGTGCGCTCACCGAGGAGTCGATCCGTCGCACGCGTGATGCCGGCGCTCCGGCCATGGGGCTCCATACCACCTCGCTGATGGCGCAGGCCCGTGAAATGTACGAGCGCATGGGCTTCGTCCGCACCCCCGAGAACGATTTCCGGGAGTCGCCCGAGCTGCT
This genomic window from Actinomycetota bacterium contains:
- a CDS encoding GNAT family N-acetyltransferase, which produces MPLPPDVVIRDARPDELDAVADVIAQAYAEYGPSEDSSVETHDAFRGYRKDIVDVRGRAERGAVAIVAERGGRVIGTVTYYPPGVDKSASGWPEEIGAIRLLGVLPPERGNAIGRALTEESIRRTRDAGAPAMGLHTTSLMAQAREMYERMGFVRTPENDFRESPELLITAYRLEL